A single Ciona intestinalis chromosome 14, KH, whole genome shotgun sequence DNA region contains:
- the LOC100178199 gene encoding 40S ribosomal protein S14, translating into MAPRKAKVEKTEEVVQLGPQVAEGENVFGVAHIYASFNDTFVHVTDLSGKETIVRITGGMKVKADRDEASPYAAMLAAQDVAARCKEIGINALHIKLRATGGTRTKTPGPGAQSALRALARSGMKIGRIEDVTPIPSDHTRRKGGRRGRRL; encoded by the exons ATGGCGCCAAGAAAGGCTAAAGTCGAGAAGACTGAGGAAGTTGTACAACTCGGCCCACAAGTCGCTGAAGGTGAAAATGTCTTCGGAGTTGCCCATATATATGCGTCATTCAACGATACATTCGTTCATGTCACTGATCTATCTggcaa AGAAACAATTGTACGTATCACCGGTGGAATGAAAGTGAAGGCTGATCGTGATGAGGCTTCTCCTTATGCTGCTATGTTGGCTGCACAAGATGTTGCTGCTAG GTGCAAAGAGATTGGAATCAACGCCCTCCACATTAAGTTGCGTGCAACTGGTGGAACCAGAACCAAGACTCCAGGACCTGGTGCACAAAGTGCACTCCGTGCTCTTGCCAGATCTGGCATGAAAATTGGACGCATTG AGGATGTTACTCCAATTCCATCAGACCACACAAGAAGGAAGGGTGGCCGCAGAGGACGACGTTTGTAA
- the LOC100183767 gene encoding uncharacterized protein LOC100183767, with protein sequence MKTLSTLSHATEAMGKLSMQIAQNQEKNSSEEENDSSWTTIHMRKPGNRKHTGPHDAKRPVSCRHQALGRTSSAPVNIPNRRHSKNQHEKKQLTRVSSLAGGISPGGKHRLTYNRDFLLECRLSPLSLSPPSDLPVIPGATAPAKRRPKKKSLEKVDSNISNASAASFTSNVSSATDDEHKPL encoded by the exons ATGAAAACTTTGAGCACCCTTTCGCATGCCACTGAAGCAATGGGAAAACTTTCAATGCAAATTGCtcaaaatcaagaaaaaaacTCAAGCGAGGAAGAAAATGATTCGTCATGGACGACCATTCATATGAGAAAACCTGGGAATAGGAAACATACAGGACCGCACG ATGCCAAGAGACCTGTTTCTTGCAGGCATCAGGCACTTGGCCGAACAAGTTCAGCTCCGGTAAATATTCCCAACAGGAGACATTCGAAAAATCAACATGAAAAGAAACAGCTTACTAGAGTTAGCAGTCTCGCAGGTGGAATTTCACCAGGAG GGAAACACCGATTAACATACAATCGCGACTTTCTACTCGAGTGTCGTCTATCTCCGCTCTCTTTATCGCCACCCAGCGACCTTCCTGTTATACCCGGGGCAACTGCACCAGCAAAACGACGTCCAAAAAAGAAATCTCTTG aaaaagttGACTCGAACATCTCAAACGCCTCTGCTGCTTCATTCACCTCGAATGTCTCGAGCGCCACCGACGACGAACATAAGCCGTTATAG